GAGCCAACAGAGTCAGAAGCCAAGCATGAGCTTGACCGCTTTATCTCTGCATTGAAGACCATCAAGCAAGAAGCAATGAAAGTTAAAGATGGTACGGATGGCTGGACATTGGAAGACAATCCATTGGTTAATGCCCCACACACTGCTTTTGTTATCTCAGCAGAAGACTGGGCGCACCCATACAGCCGTGATACAGCAGCCTTCCCATTAGACTATATCCGTGAGCACAAATTCTGGCCATCAGTGGGCCGCATTGATGATGTGTATGGCGATAAGAACCTAATGTGTAGCTGCCCTAGCATCGAAAACTACATGTAATATCACAACGGTAGTATTTAGTTTTAATAGCTTACATAAAAACCTGCAAATCGCTTGATTTGCAGGTTTTTTTTGTTTAACGTAAAGCTTATCTATCCAATCATTAAGATACGCTTATGTCACAGCCAGCTGCTCTAAAGCCCTCCTATCTTAGCGTAGCAGACTCGCCAGCCACTGCGCGGGTCAATCTGCCTTTGGTAGTGCTGATACATGGACTGCATCAACGCGGTTTTATTATGTCGGTGCTTGGCAAGCGTCTTAAAGCACAAGGATTTGACACCCATCTGCATGATTATCACAGTTTAAGTGCACCCATTGAAGAGCACAGCCGCAGTCTTAACCTATGGCTCGAGGCCAATTACAATCCTAGCGATATGTTGTATTTGGTAGGACACAGCTTAGGAGGATTAGTGATACGCGATTTCATTGAACGTTATCCGCATTGGTCAATCGGACGCTGCGTTACCTTAGGTACGCCGCATAACGGCAGTATTAGCGCAGAGTATGTCAGTAGATTACTGCCGGTTGCGGTAGGCGCCGCCTATCAAGGCGCGCTCGATGGGGATATAGCGCCATTACCGGATAGGATTAGCTTGGGGGTGATTGCTGGCAATAAGCCTCATGGATTGGGTCAACTATTTTTGAACCATTACAAGCGCAAGGCTAAATTGAGTGCAGAACAAAGCGCGCATGATGGCACGGTGTTCGTTAGTGAAACACGCTTGGTCAATGCGCGCGATCATTTGGTGCTACCGGTATCGCATACCGGCATGTTGGTCAACAAAACTGTGGCTGACCAAACTTCCTATTTCTTATTACATGGCCACTTTAAGCGCTAACCATCAAACTCAACTATCAGATTCTTTATCCGACTGATTATCATCATCGTCAGGCATATTCATGCCCGCTTTTAACGCTTCTTTATGAGTATTAATCAAAGGAATCAAAGTATCCATTACCCACTCATTACGCCAACCTTTCAAGCCCTCTGGCAGCTGAGTTAACGGTAATTCATAGGCCACAATTTCATACAGCTGCGACAGCCATTTTTTGCGCATAAGCACATTGGCGGGTACACCAATATCGTCGGCATAGGTTTTTACCGCGGCATCGACTGCTTTGGAGAGGGTCTTATCTTTAGAGCGATAAGGCGGTAATATACGAGCCGGCTGCTCTTCTGGGGTTAAGGTTCTGGCATGACTAATGACGCTTAATAACTCATCGCCATACAAGCGCACCATGCTGCGATGCATGGTTGTTTTTTGGGTCAACTGCTTAATGCTGGTCGGCATCTCAAGCACCACATCCCGCACCGCTTGTTTTTTTAGAATGAAGGTTTTTGGCTGATTGGTGGCTCGTGCCAGTGCTTCACGCCAGCTCGATACCGCTTGCAATACCGCAAGCTGCTCGCCGGTATAGCGAAAGTCTGCCATAGCTAAATAAGTGGCATCATTTTCAATATTGGCCGACTCATACAGCTCTTTGGCATAGAGCTGACAATCTTCGACCACTTGATCATAGAGACCATTTTTTTGTAATTGCTGCTCCAAGATATCGTACAGATTAAGCAAATAGCGCACATCATCAATGGCATAGCTTTCTTGTTCTTGGCTTAGCGGTCTGGCCAACCAATCTGATTGACTCTCGCCTTTTTCTAACTGCACATCCAGCTCTTGGCTTACTGCCTGCTGATAACCCATTTGCAGCTGACCGGTTAAGTATGCCAGCGCAATCTGCGTATCAAATACATTGGTGAGCTCAGGGCTGTTAGACAGTAAGTAAAAGATACCGAGATCTTCGCCGCAAGCATGCCAAATCATTTGCGGCATCTCTTC
Above is a window of Psychrobacter sp. FDAARGOS_221 DNA encoding:
- a CDS encoding esterase/lipase family protein; protein product: MSQPAALKPSYLSVADSPATARVNLPLVVLIHGLHQRGFIMSVLGKRLKAQGFDTHLHDYHSLSAPIEEHSRSLNLWLEANYNPSDMLYLVGHSLGGLVIRDFIERYPHWSIGRCVTLGTPHNGSISAEYVSRLLPVAVGAAYQGALDGDIAPLPDRISLGVIAGNKPHGLGQLFLNHYKRKAKLSAEQSAHDGTVFVSETRLVNARDHLVLPVSHTGMLVNKTVADQTSYFLLHGHFKR
- a CDS encoding ribonuclease D, with translation MTQSVHDKQPSKPKLASIYDDSKLIDIERIQQDLQASTDLPVYWVSDFDALEACLDDLETQDRIALDTEFIKRNTYFPILALVQINTGESIYLIDAPKLDLTEFWVVLEEMPQMIWHACGEDLGIFYLLSNSPELTNVFDTQIALAYLTGQLQMGYQQAVSQELDVQLEKGESQSDWLARPLSQEQESYAIDDVRYLLNLYDILEQQLQKNGLYDQVVEDCQLYAKELYESANIENDATYLAMADFRYTGEQLAVLQAVSSWREALARATNQPKTFILKKQAVRDVVLEMPTSIKQLTQKTTMHRSMVRLYGDELLSVISHARTLTPEEQPARILPPYRSKDKTLSKAVDAAVKTYADDIGVPANVLMRKKWLSQLYEIVAYELPLTQLPEGLKGWRNEWVMDTLIPLINTHKEALKAGMNMPDDDDNQSDKESDS